Proteins encoded together in one Nitratidesulfovibrio sp. window:
- the cobT gene encoding nicotinate-nucleotide--dimethylbenzimidazole phosphoribosyltransferase: protein MPSLSPRLLDLIAAIDPVDHGHDPAGQAHLDNLTKPRGSLGRLEELALQLHRIQGGARPLAVDPARIFTIAGDHGVAAEGVSLFPQEVTRQMVLNFLNGGAGINVLCATAGIDLRVVDAGCLGDDFAPHPQLIRRKVAPGTANMTHGPAMTREQCEAALLLGADLAAQAAADGCRCVGTGDMGIANTTPSTALYCAYLGLDPEAVTGPGTGLDPHGVARKARVIRAALTANRRAVESGDPVDILAAVGGLEIAALAGLILGAARHRLVAVIDGFISTAAYTAAWKIAPAVAGYCVFSHASAEQGHKAILHKLDIRPLLDLGLRLGEGTGGALSIFLLRSAADIFEKMATFGDAGVDAGK, encoded by the coding sequence ATGCCGTCTCTTTCTCCGCGTCTTCTCGACCTCATCGCTGCCATCGACCCCGTGGACCACGGCCACGACCCTGCCGGGCAGGCCCATCTGGACAACCTTACCAAACCGCGCGGCAGCCTGGGCCGTCTGGAAGAGCTGGCCTTGCAACTGCACCGCATCCAGGGCGGCGCGCGCCCGCTGGCCGTCGACCCCGCGCGCATCTTCACCATCGCGGGCGACCACGGCGTTGCCGCCGAGGGCGTTTCGCTGTTTCCGCAGGAAGTGACCCGCCAGATGGTGCTCAATTTCCTGAACGGCGGCGCGGGCATCAACGTGCTGTGCGCCACTGCGGGCATTGACCTGCGCGTGGTGGATGCCGGGTGCCTGGGCGACGACTTTGCCCCGCACCCGCAGCTGATCCGCCGCAAGGTGGCCCCCGGCACCGCCAACATGACCCACGGCCCGGCCATGACCCGCGAACAGTGCGAGGCCGCCCTGCTGCTGGGCGCGGACCTTGCCGCGCAGGCCGCCGCCGACGGCTGCCGCTGCGTGGGCACCGGCGACATGGGCATTGCCAACACCACGCCGTCCACCGCCCTGTACTGCGCGTACCTGGGCCTTGACCCCGAAGCCGTCACCGGCCCCGGCACCGGCCTTGACCCCCACGGTGTGGCTCGCAAGGCCCGGGTTATCCGCGCCGCCCTGACCGCCAACCGCCGCGCCGTGGAATCCGGCGACCCGGTGGACATCCTGGCCGCCGTGGGGGGCCTTGAAATCGCCGCCCTTGCCGGGCTTATCCTTGGCGCGGCCCGCCACCGGCTGGTGGCCGTCATCGACGGGTTCATCTCCACCGCCGCCTACACCGCCGCGTGGAAAATAGCCCCCGCCGTGGCGGGGTACTGCGTGTTCAGCCACGCATCGGCCGAACAGGGCCACAAGGCCATCCTGCACAAGCTGGACATCCGCCCCCTGCTCGACCTCGGCCTGCGCCTTGGCGAAGGCACCGGCGGCGCGCTGTCCATCTTCCTGCTGCGCAGCGCCGCCGACATCTTCGAAAAGATGGCCACCTTCGGCGATGCCGGGGTGGATGCCGGGAAGTAG
- a CDS encoding cyclase family protein has protein sequence MLLDLTYPLGRKDIEASEAAVARHPHASRSDLFGHLGTHLDLMGKSWPEDYFTRQGRIFDVRHVRQRDVGVADVPMDAVQAGDFVFFHTGSLAEYGYATPEYMQAGARLSWNLLRALTAHKVAMIGVDCSGVRLPEEHRQADLFCAEAGSFVVENVHNLEALGRNAGQRPFCVRTFPLRLEDATGLPCRILAEL, from the coding sequence ATGCTGCTGGACCTGACATACCCCTTGGGCCGCAAGGATATTGAGGCAAGCGAAGCTGCGGTCGCAAGGCACCCCCATGCATCCCGGTCGGATCTTTTCGGCCATCTGGGCACCCATCTGGACCTCATGGGCAAAAGCTGGCCGGAGGACTATTTCACGCGGCAGGGGCGGATCTTCGACGTGCGGCACGTGCGGCAACGGGATGTCGGGGTGGCCGACGTACCCATGGATGCCGTTCAGGCTGGCGATTTCGTGTTCTTCCACACGGGCAGCCTTGCGGAATACGGCTATGCCACGCCGGAATACATGCAGGCGGGCGCCCGACTTTCGTGGAACCTGCTCCGCGCCCTGACAGCGCACAAGGTTGCAATGATCGGCGTGGATTGCTCGGGTGTCCGGCTTCCCGAAGAACACAGGCAAGCCGACCTCTTTTGCGCAGAGGCCGGTTCCTTCGTGGTGGAAAACGTGCACAACCTTGAGGCGCTGGGCCGGAACGCCGGGCAGCGCCCCTTCTGCGTACGCACATTTCCCTTGCGCCTTGAAGACGCAACGGGGTTGCCGTGCAGGATACTTGCCGAGTTGTAA
- a CDS encoding MarR family transcriptional regulator, with protein sequence MTSRTSPLKVQVLKGLLDLAHRMEEVDGLFGKVGRNVAGDGLGELTVAECHFLAALNTVAPANGATLARHLGMTRGGVSKMATRLQARKLVEPLRVEGDRKSVHYSLTESGRQAVHIHDALHGLAEDMLWERLRNRSDEDLEFLGRVLAEVAGMLAEVNREVQANASVLLARKQAPAGA encoded by the coding sequence ATGACATCCCGTACAAGTCCGCTGAAGGTCCAGGTCCTCAAGGGGCTGCTGGATCTTGCCCATCGGATGGAAGAGGTGGATGGGCTGTTCGGCAAGGTGGGCCGCAACGTTGCGGGTGACGGACTGGGAGAATTGACCGTGGCGGAATGTCATTTCCTGGCTGCCCTGAACACGGTTGCCCCGGCCAATGGCGCGACGCTGGCCCGCCATCTGGGCATGACGCGGGGCGGTGTGTCCAAGATGGCCACGCGGCTTCAGGCCAGAAAGCTTGTGGAGCCTCTTCGGGTGGAAGGCGACAGGAAGAGCGTGCACTATTCGCTGACCGAATCGGGCAGGCAGGCCGTGCACATACACGACGCCCTGCACGGTCTTGCGGAAGACATGCTGTGGGAACGGTTACGGAATCGTTCCGACGAGGACCTGGAGTTTCTGGGGCGGGTTCTGGCGGAAGTGGCGGGCATGCTGGCGGAAGTGAACAGGGAAGTGCAGGCCAACGCCAGCGTCTTGCTGGCCCGGAAGCAAGCCCCCGCCGGGGCATGA
- a CDS encoding LysR family transcriptional regulator ArgP, giving the protein MLDYRLVEAVAAVIREGGFERAARVLHLTQSAVSQRVKALEDQLGTVLVVRATPARATDEGRRLLAHCDKVGLLETDLAAVLRPEGGVGGASGSPDSDDSEPAHIPWTTLPVAVNADSLATWFPDAVAPFLRTERALLDLSVDDQERTHLLLRDGHVAAAVSTRAAAVQGCRCLPLGRVDYLCLAAPDFAAQWLPTGLTEAALCRAPAVIFNRADEVHHQFLRGLLPTAASFDRITRSLPLHYIPSSERFVDVVAQGLAYGMIPLPQAREHLADGRLVDLAPGHAVPIRLYWHCWGLRTRLLDALTHHVVTHAQQVLAQE; this is encoded by the coding sequence ATGCTCGACTACCGACTTGTGGAGGCCGTGGCCGCCGTCATCCGTGAAGGGGGCTTCGAGCGGGCCGCGCGGGTGCTGCACCTGACGCAGTCCGCCGTGTCGCAGCGGGTCAAGGCGCTGGAGGACCAACTGGGCACCGTGCTGGTGGTGCGCGCCACCCCGGCCCGCGCCACCGACGAAGGACGCCGCCTGCTGGCCCATTGCGACAAGGTGGGCCTGCTGGAAACCGACCTTGCCGCCGTCCTGCGGCCAGAGGGCGGGGTTGGCGGGGCGTCCGGTTCGCCGGATTCGGACGACTCCGAACCGGCCCACATTCCATGGACCACCCTGCCCGTGGCCGTGAACGCGGACAGCCTGGCCACGTGGTTTCCCGACGCCGTAGCCCCGTTCCTGCGCACGGAACGCGCCCTGCTCGACCTTTCCGTGGACGACCAGGAACGCACCCATCTTCTGTTGCGCGACGGCCACGTGGCCGCCGCCGTGTCCACCCGCGCCGCCGCCGTACAGGGCTGCCGCTGCCTGCCGCTGGGCCGGGTGGACTACCTGTGCCTTGCCGCGCCCGACTTCGCCGCGCAGTGGCTCCCCACCGGGCTGACCGAAGCCGCCCTGTGCCGCGCGCCCGCCGTGATCTTCAACCGCGCCGACGAAGTGCACCACCAGTTCCTGCGCGGCCTGCTGCCCACCGCCGCGTCCTTCGACCGCATCACCCGCAGCCTGCCGCTGCACTACATCCCCTCGTCCGAACGCTTTGTGGACGTGGTGGCCCAAGGCCTTGCCTACGGCATGATCCCCCTGCCCCAGGCCCGCGAGCACCTTGCCGATGGCCGTCTGGTCGATCTCGCCCCCGGTCACGCCGTGCCCATCCGCCTTTACTGGCACTGCTGGGGACTGCGCACCCGCCTGCTCGATGCCCTGACCCACCATGTGGTCACCCATGCCCAACAGGTGTTGGCACAGGAATAG
- a CDS encoding LysE/ArgO family amino acid transporter: MHLTPYLQGLGIGASLIIAIGAQNAFVLTQSLRRNHHMAVASLCACIDVVLITAGVAGVGTAVAASPLLRQGAAVGGAVFLAWFGFGALRSALRPGILEADRAVGDGGRTSLRRVLGATLAVSLLNPHVYLDTVVMLGGISGHYPASERFSFGAGAATASCLWFLALGGCGRVLAPLFRKPVAWRVLDGSVCLVVWGVALSLARQAWAG, encoded by the coding sequence ATGCACCTTACCCCTTACCTTCAGGGCCTTGGCATCGGGGCCAGCCTGATCATCGCCATCGGCGCGCAGAACGCCTTCGTGCTGACCCAGAGCCTGCGCCGCAACCACCACATGGCCGTGGCCTCGCTGTGCGCATGCATCGACGTGGTGCTGATAACCGCCGGAGTGGCCGGGGTGGGCACGGCGGTTGCCGCCAGCCCGCTGCTGCGCCAGGGCGCCGCCGTGGGCGGCGCGGTGTTTCTGGCCTGGTTCGGGTTCGGCGCGCTGCGCTCGGCCCTGCGGCCCGGCATCCTTGAAGCCGACCGGGCAGTGGGCGACGGCGGGCGCACCAGCCTGCGCCGGGTGCTGGGGGCCACGCTGGCCGTGTCCCTGCTGAACCCGCACGTGTATCTTGATACCGTGGTCATGCTGGGCGGCATCAGCGGGCACTACCCGGCGTCGGAGCGCTTCTCCTTCGGCGCGGGTGCGGCCACGGCGTCGTGTTTGTGGTTTCTTGCCCTTGGTGGCTGCGGCAGGGTGCTGGCCCCGCTGTTCCGCAAGCCCGTGGCCTGGCGCGTGCTGGACGGCAGCGTGTGCCTGGTGGTGTGGGGCGTGGCCCTGTCCCTGGCCCGGCAGGCCTGGGCGGGGTAG
- a CDS encoding DEAD/DEAH box helicase has translation METLRFEELSLSKEMLKAIEEMGFEEASPIQALAIPHIMEGRDVIGQAQTGTGKTAAFGIPLLERVDPREKDIQGIILCPTRELAIQVAEELTQLASRKRGLYVLPVYGGQPIDRQFKALRRGAQVVVGTPGRVMDHMERGTINLSTVRMAVLDEADEMLDMGFRDDIEHILGQVRSEAQTVFFSATMPPAILDMAQRFLKTPEFLKVTQKQVTVPSIEQIYYEVRPFQKLEALCRVLDLYNPKRAIVFCSTKRGVDELTQHLQGRGYQADGLHGNLNQSQRDRVMARFRSNGIEILVATDVAARGIDVDDVEAVVNYDIPNAVEHYVHRIGRTGRAGRSGRAFTFVSGRDFYKLRDIKKFTKAHIVQHQVPTSSDVATVKTNQLLAEVRRHIEAGELEKYTDIVESFLDEDVTTVDMAAALLKLLMRRELGDAVPGGEKTPAGTGAEPGMVRLFLNVGRKMRVTARDIVGAIAGETGIPGRMIGAIDIRDRVSFVEVPSDYAQEVLSVMNGNQIRGFRLAVEPATPRDRE, from the coding sequence ATGGAAACCTTACGCTTTGAAGAATTGTCCCTTTCCAAGGAAATGCTGAAGGCCATCGAAGAGATGGGCTTCGAAGAAGCCTCGCCCATCCAGGCGCTGGCCATCCCCCACATCATGGAAGGCCGCGACGTCATCGGCCAGGCCCAGACCGGTACCGGCAAGACCGCCGCCTTCGGCATCCCCCTGCTGGAGCGGGTGGACCCGCGCGAAAAGGACATCCAGGGCATCATCCTGTGCCCCACGCGCGAACTGGCCATCCAGGTGGCGGAAGAACTTACCCAGCTTGCCTCGCGCAAGCGCGGGCTGTACGTGCTGCCCGTGTACGGCGGGCAGCCCATCGACCGCCAGTTCAAGGCCCTGCGCCGCGGCGCGCAGGTGGTGGTGGGCACCCCCGGTCGCGTCATGGACCACATGGAGCGCGGCACCATCAACCTTTCCACGGTGCGCATGGCCGTGCTGGACGAAGCCGACGAAATGCTGGACATGGGCTTTCGCGATGACATCGAGCACATCCTCGGCCAGGTGCGAAGCGAAGCGCAGACGGTGTTCTTTTCCGCCACCATGCCCCCGGCCATCCTCGACATGGCCCAGCGCTTCCTGAAGACGCCCGAATTCCTCAAGGTGACCCAGAAGCAGGTCACCGTGCCCAGCATCGAACAGATCTACTACGAGGTGCGGCCCTTCCAGAAGCTGGAGGCGCTGTGTCGCGTGCTGGACCTGTACAACCCCAAGCGCGCCATCGTGTTCTGCTCGACCAAGCGCGGCGTGGATGAGCTGACCCAGCACCTGCAAGGGCGCGGCTACCAGGCCGACGGCCTGCACGGCAACCTCAACCAGTCGCAGCGCGACCGGGTGATGGCCCGCTTCCGCAGCAACGGCATCGAAATTCTGGTCGCCACCGACGTGGCCGCACGCGGCATCGACGTGGACGACGTGGAAGCCGTGGTCAACTACGACATCCCCAACGCGGTCGAGCACTACGTGCACCGCATTGGCCGCACGGGCCGCGCCGGGCGTTCGGGCCGGGCGTTCACCTTTGTCTCCGGGCGCGACTTCTACAAGCTGCGCGACATCAAGAAGTTCACCAAGGCGCACATCGTGCAGCACCAGGTGCCCACGTCCAGCGACGTGGCCACGGTGAAGACCAACCAGCTGCTGGCCGAAGTGCGTCGCCACATCGAAGCGGGCGAACTGGAAAAGTACACCGACATCGTGGAATCGTTCCTGGACGAGGACGTGACCACCGTGGACATGGCCGCAGCGCTGCTCAAGCTGCTGATGCGCCGCGAACTGGGCGACGCCGTGCCCGGCGGTGAAAAGACCCCGGCGGGCACCGGCGCCGAACCCGGCATGGTGCGCCTGTTCCTGAACGTGGGCCGCAAGATGCGCGTCACCGCGCGCGACATCGTGGGGGCCATTGCGGGCGAAACCGGCATACCCGGTCGCATGATCGGGGCCATCGACATCCGCGACCGCGTGTCGTTCGTGGAAGTGCCCTCCGACTACGCGCAAGAGGTGCTCTCCGTCATGAACGGCAACCAGATCCGGGGCTTCCGCCTGGCGGTGGAACCGGCGACGCCGCGCGACCGGGAATAG